TGGCTTGATTTCCCCTAGACCCACGAACAGTTTTTTGGACTTGGTGAAGCTAGCAGATGCAGGTTATGAGACCGGTGATTGGGAACAAAACCTTGCTGAATACATTGAAGGTCAGCAAAATTTGTAAAATCGTTGTGCCTTAATCAACATATTTGTGGAGATATATTACTTGGTACGTGTGATGCTTTGATTTCATTTTTGAATTGAGACATTGGTGGTTTATGTTAAAGTGATTGAAATATGTTGAGTAATTTATACTTGTATTTTTGTTGGTAATATGCTTAATCTGTAGTCAATTACTTATTTATTTTATAAGAACATCCGCATAGTAAGCTATCCTGATTTGGTTAGGTTCGACTTGCGAAGTGCTTCGGCGGAGGATGTTATGGCGGATGAGAGCAATCCAAAAGAATTAACTTTAAGAGACGTTTTGAAGATGCTGCGTAAGCATTTGGTTTTTGGCGTATTGATCGGTCTTGTTGTTTTTTGTGTCGTGGCCGGGTATGGTTTGCTGAAGCCTGCGGAATATACAGCAACTTCTCAAGTGCTTGCTTCGTATTCGGTAAAGAACGCAAGTCCCGATGAACTATCATCGGGAACAACTTACTTGTCGTCTCAAATTAAAACTTTCCCGGGATTAATGAAGTCTCAAGCCGTTTTGAAACCGGTGATAGATGACCTCGGTCTGCACGCGAGTGTGTCTAGTTTGGCTAAGGACATCGAGGTAACGAATCCTCCTGATACGTTTTTGCTTAATATCAATGTTACGACGGATAATGCCGATACCTCATTAGATGTTGCTGATTCTATTACTAAAAGCTTTAAAAAGCAGGTAACTTCATCTGCTTATGGGTCATCTAAGTCAGCTTCAGCCTCTAATTTCGACTTTTCTGTAATACAGCAGGCAGAGCTCTCTGGCAGCAACAAAAAAACTTCCGTATTTAAGTATTTGTTTGTGGGGTTGATACTAGGTATTATCGCTGGCTTAATAGCGGCTTTGCTGAGGGAGATTTTGGCTGTTCATGTCAATGATTCAGATACTGCCGAGACCATCTTGGGAGTCCGCAAAATGGCCTCGCTTCCTAGTTCGCCGTTATATGCCGAAAAGACTCCTGTCGTTATTTCCTCCCCTGAAAGCCTTGAAGCAAAAGCTTTCTTGCACGTTCAGAATACAATTGAGTGTTTTGATGCTGATTCCGAAGATGATTCTGGACGGTTGATTATCGTCGCCTCGTCTCAGCGTGAGGAGGGGCGAACGACTTTTGCCGTCAATTTAGCGGCGTCTGCGGTAAGCGAGGGAAAGAGTGCGCTCCTTATCGAGGCCGACGATCAGCCACAAATCGCAGAGCGGTTGGATCTGAACGCGAATTCGGGGCTTTCGGATGTATTGTCGCAGAATGCTTCATTGATAGATTGCATCAAACCTTATTGGAAACCCAATTTCCATGTATTGCCCGCGGGTAGCCGTCTGGGCGATCCGGACATTCTTGCCAGTTCCCGCATGATGCGAGAACTGCTTAAGGCCGCCTGCCAGCAGTATGACTTCGTTATCGTTGATGTTCCGCCGATGTCTGTTTCAAGTGCTGCGGTTGTCTTAGGCAAGCAGGCCGATGGAGTGCTCATGGTGGTCGGCAACAAGATTTGCACAAGAAGCGGGCTGACTTCTTCTGCTGGGCGGTTTAAAAGCGTTGAAGTGCCTATTCGCGGCTTCGTATGGAATTTTGACGACACAGAAAAGAAATCGGAGAAGCCTCGTTCTCATTGATTTGACGTGAGGTTGATTTTCTTGTGTTAGCGGCGGAAGCCATAGGAAAGGCTGGGCGGGATGACAAAGTCGGGTAAGGATGACGAGGGAGATTCGAACTCCTCAGATGATCAGTCTTTGGTCTTTCCTTCGATGAAGGCTGCCAGGAATGGTGGTCAGAGGCCGGGACAACAGCCTACGCCAGCATTCACTTTTCCTGCTGTGCGTAAACGTCATAATTCTGTTGGAAAGCCAGGAGCGGAGACTGTTGCTTCTAACGCGAATAACCCTCAAGGGTTTGCGTTTCCCGTCTTGCATGCGTCGGATTCCAAAAAAACTTCAGATGGCTTGAATATCAAGTCATCTGACTTTCCAAGTCTTAATCAGGGCACGGCAAAGTCGTCTGAAGCGAAGCTGACTGCAACTGAGCCATCTGAATCGTACCCGTCTGAGACAAATTCTTCCTCTCATGCTGCAAATAATGTTCACCGAGCTGCTTCGGCTTCG
The window above is part of the Bifidobacterium sp. ESL0732 genome. Proteins encoded here:
- a CDS encoding polysaccharide biosynthesis tyrosine autokinase — translated: MADESNPKELTLRDVLKMLRKHLVFGVLIGLVVFCVVAGYGLLKPAEYTATSQVLASYSVKNASPDELSSGTTYLSSQIKTFPGLMKSQAVLKPVIDDLGLHASVSSLAKDIEVTNPPDTFLLNINVTTDNADTSLDVADSITKSFKKQVTSSAYGSSKSASASNFDFSVIQQAELSGSNKKTSVFKYLFVGLILGIIAGLIAALLREILAVHVNDSDTAETILGVRKMASLPSSPLYAEKTPVVISSPESLEAKAFLHVQNTIECFDADSEDDSGRLIIVASSQREEGRTTFAVNLAASAVSEGKSALLIEADDQPQIAERLDLNANSGLSDVLSQNASLIDCIKPYWKPNFHVLPAGSRLGDPDILASSRMMRELLKAACQQYDFVIVDVPPMSVSSAAVVLGKQADGVLMVVGNKICTRSGLTSSAGRFKSVEVPIRGFVWNFDDTEKKSEKPRSH